In Candidatus Methylomirabilota bacterium, the sequence CCCCAGGCCAGCGCCCGGTTGCCGGTCATGGCCCGGTAGAGACCAGCCGGCAGGTCGGCCGCCTCCACCGTGTAGTGCTCGGCGAAGATCTCGGCCGTTTCCCCGAAGGCATGCCCGGCCTTGAGCACGCGGCTGTTGGCCTCCAGGAACGCCGGATTCTTGGCGAACCTCTTGGTGATCCACTCGAGCGTGGGCTCCAGCGGCCGCGTGTAGATCCACGAGACCAGGCCCAGCGCGAAGAAGTTCTTGGTGCGGTCCTTTTCCTTGGTGTTGAGCGGCAGATCCTTGATCGCTTCGTGAGTCAGCCCGGTCATGTCGACGCGGTGCAGACGGTAGCGCTCGGCCAGCGCCGGATCCTCCAGCGGATTCGCCGGGTACCCCGCTTTGTCGAGATTGCGCTTGTCGAAGGCGCTGGTGTTGACGATCAGCAGGCCCCCCGGCTTGAGGTCGCGCAGGTGCACCTTGAGGGCCGCCGGATTCATGGCCACCAGGCAATCCAGGCGATCGCCGGGCGTATACACCCGCTGGCTGCCGAACTGGAGTTGGAAGCTCGATACGCCGAACAACGTTCCGGCGGGGGCGCGGATCTCGGCCGGAAAGTTGGGGAGCGTGGCGATGTCGTTGCCGGCCCACGCCGACTCGGTCGTGAACTGTTCACCGGTGAGCTGCATGCCGTCCCCGGAATCCCCGGCGAACCGCACCACAGCCCGTTCCAGCTCCCGCAGCCGCTTCTCGGCGCCCTTGACAGGAGCGATCGTGTCGCTCATCGAACCTCGTCCTCTCTGCCGCGACGACTCACACGTTGTCGGCGACGCTTGGCGGCCCCCACGCGCACCACCCTCCCATTACGCCTCGCCTGGGGATACACCGAATCCCGTGGCCGCGGCTGCTCACCGCGCAAACCACGCTAATGGTATCGGAGCAACACCGGAAGGGCAAGGATTGCCAGGCGGTTAGCCCGGCCGCGCCGTTGCGGCCCCGGCGGGCGTCTCGGCACCCTTCTGCTCGCTGAGCAGCTGGATGAACCGGCCGACCACCGGGGCCAGCGGCTTCTGCCGGCGGTGGATGATCCCGACCGGCCTCACCAGATCGGGGATGCCGAACGGCACGATGGCCAGCGTCCGGATCCCGGCCTCTTTCTCCACCGTGTGGCGGGGCAGCAGGCTGACTCCGGCAGCGATCATGATGGCCTGCTTGATGGTCTCGATGTTGTCGAACTCCATCACGATGTTGGGGCGGACGTTGTGCTGGCGGAGCGCGCGATCGATGGCCCGGCGGATCGTGAGCCCCCGGTCGAAGGCCACGAAACGCTCGGCCGACAGATCCGCCGGCATGACCATCCGGCGCCGGGCCAGGCGGTGATTGGGATGGCATACGAAGGTCATCGGCTCGGAGCGGAGCGGAATGACGGACAGGGCCCGGTCCGTTGGCGGATAGGACATGATGCCGACGTCGGCCTCGTCGGCGAGAACGGCTTCCACCACTTTGTGGGGGTGCAGGCACTCGAGCTGCACCCGGGCGTTCGGGTAGAGCGACATGAAGCGCTGCAGGTGGTGACTCATGTCGTGCAGGCCCACCGAATAAATCGCGGCAACCCGCACGGTGCCGTCCACGCGGGCCTTCACCGCAGCGATCGCCGACCGGGTCTTGTCCCAGGTGTCGAGCAGGCTCCGGCAGGCGGTGAAGAGCGCCTGGCCCTCGGCGGTCACCACGAACGGCCGCTTCGTGCGATCGATGAGGGCGACCCCCAGGTCGCGCTCGAGCTGCTGGACGGCCTGGCTGGCCGCGGACTGGGAGACGAAGTTCTGTTCGGCGCCGCGCGAGAAGCTGTGCAGGCGAACGATGTCACAGTACAGACGCAGGGTCTCCAGCTGCATGCCCGGACATCATACCATCAGTAGAACTAATACCCACGATCTGATTTTTGCGGGATGACTAATGTTCTGAACTCGGGTACTATCGTGCAACTTTTCACGATCGGTTCAAAACCCCGAGCCGAAGGGATAGCGTATGAATCACCCGGTAGGACCACCGCCCGCCCAGGGGCTCTATGACCCGCAGCACGAGCACGATGCCTGCGGCGTCGGGTTCGTGGTCCACGTGAAGGGGCGGAAGTCGCACGACATCGTGGTCAAGGCCCTCACCGTGCTGAAGAACCTCCTGCACCGCGGGGCCTGCGGCTGCGAGCCCAACACCGGTGACGGCGCCGGGATCCTCATGCAGATGCCCGACCGGTTCTTCCGGCAGGAGTGCACACGGCTCGGCATCGCGCTGCCGCCCGCCACGCACTACGGTGCCGGACTGGTGTTCCTGCCTCGCGACCTCATTCAACGCGAGAAGGTCCAGGCCCTGATCCAGGCGCTGGTGGAGGAGGAGGGCCAGCGGTGCCTGGGCTGGCGCGACGTGCCTACCGACGACAGCCCGCTGGGCGCCAGCGCGATCGCCTGCGAGCCGCACATCAAGCAGATGTTCATCGGGCGTGGCCCCGACGTGACCGACCACCGCCACTTCGAGCGCAAGCTCTACGTCATCCGCAAGCGGATCGAGCACGCCCTGGCCGGCATGGAGTTTCCCGAAAAGAAGCTCACGTACATCCCGAGCCTGTCCTCGAACACCATCATCTACAAGGGCATGCTCTCGGCCGATCAGATCGAGACGATGTTCCCCGACCTCACGGATCCCCACGTGGAGTCGGCCTTGGCCCTGGTACACCAGCGGTTCAGTACCAACACCTTCCCTTCCTGGCCCCTGGCCCATCCGTATCGCTACATCGCCCACAACGGCGAGATCAACACGCTGCGGGGCAACATCAACTGGATGCGGGCCCGCGAGGCCCTCTGCCGGTCGGGCCTCCTGGGGGACGATC encodes:
- a CDS encoding LysR family transcriptional regulator, which gives rise to MQLETLRLYCDIVRLHSFSRGAEQNFVSQSAASQAVQQLERDLGVALIDRTKRPFVVTAEGQALFTACRSLLDTWDKTRSAIAAVKARVDGTVRVAAIYSVGLHDMSHHLQRFMSLYPNARVQLECLHPHKVVEAVLADEADVGIMSYPPTDRALSVIPLRSEPMTFVCHPNHRLARRRMVMPADLSAERFVAFDRGLTIRRAIDRALRQHNVRPNIVMEFDNIETIKQAIMIAAGVSLLPRHTVEKEAGIRTLAIVPFGIPDLVRPVGIIHRRQKPLAPVVGRFIQLLSEQKGAETPAGAATARPG